The following proteins are encoded in a genomic region of Montipora foliosa isolate CH-2021 chromosome 10, ASM3666993v2, whole genome shotgun sequence:
- the LOC137973972 gene encoding F-box only protein 4-like isoform X1, which produces MRDNQHQLNTTSGLTLSSSESESILEAFAFPVRYLFKLYETAVMENEIQEITVLPSKGRAAWSRSDIGRKVVVKEPITSEFGFQELPINLQLKIFSYLDARSVCTAAIACRYWSMLSEDKILWMNLMQRDMHQWSTMGYQSCPSTYIEARSDLTLKQIYLQCCPECRSLRRSRKSSFKSIVFYNLQNLSSLFKRKSPRVVMFGPGLESDTRGLVRQLLHDRTSPFEMTGMFPGKFDGMGSGLCLKLDDVEFNLITLYASNMKDREANARLGRPRLSKLLVDVDDASNDDGIDSDESQQSDRRLRHSVRELCKTIDGFIYVVDSSADSQRVNLGDRELSAMMNKNWTQVNAPLLVLSTVSQPDTPALSCATVVELLQLRQFNRPWQVNAACVESLEGILSGIKWLLNSCSI; this is translated from the exons ATGCGAGATAATCAACACCAGTTGAATACTACTTCCGGTTTGACTCTGAGCAGTTCGGAGAGCGAAAGCATTTTAGAAGCATTTGCTTTCCCTGTACGGTATTTATTCAAACTTTATGAAACTGCAGTGATGGAGAATGAAATACAAGAGATTACAGTTCTACCTTCAAAGGGTCGGGCAGCTTGGAGTCGAAGCGATATCGGAAGAAAGGTGGTCGTAAAGGAGCCCATAACATCAGAATTCGGTTTTCAAGAGTTACCG ATTAACTTGCAGCTTAAAATATTTTCGTACTTGGATGCACGATCAGTCTGTACAGCAGCAATAGCATGCCGTTACTGGAGCATGCTTAGTGAGGATAAGATATTATGGATGAACTTAATGCAGCGTGACATGCATCAATGGAGCACCATGGGATACCAGTCATGTCCATCAACCTACATAGAGGCTAGGTCTGATTTAACATTGAAGCAAAT ATACTTGCAATGTTGTCCAGAGTGCAGGTCTTTGCGGAGAAGTAGAAAATCAAGCTTTAAGTCCATCGTCTTCTACAACTTGCAGAACTTGTCATCATTATTTAAGAGAAAATCACCGCGGGTGGTTATGTTTGGTCCTGGGTTGGAGTCAGACACTAGAGGCCTTGTCCGTCAACTTCTTCATGATCGAACATCTCCATTTGAAATGACTGGCATGTTTCCTGGAAAATTTGACG GCATGGGTTCTGGACTTTGCTTGAAGTTGGATGACGTGGAATTTAACCTTATAACACTTTATGCCTCAAACAT GAAAGACAGAGAAGCCAATGCACGTCTTGGCCGACCAAGATTGAGCAAACTGCTTGTTGATGTTGACGATGCAAGTAATGATGATGGAATTGATAGTGACGAGTCTCAGCAAAGTGATAGGAGATTAAGACACTCAGTGAGGGAGCTTTGTAAGACCATAGATGGCTTTATATATGTGGTTGATTCTTCTGCTGATAGCCAAAGAG TGAATTTGGGTGACAGAGAACTTTCAGCCATGATGAATAAGAACTGGACACAAGTTAATGCTCCACTTCTTGTGCTTTCTACTGTATCACAACCAGACACACCAGCCTTGTCTTGTGCTACGGTTGTTGAGCTTCTGCAGCTGAGGCAATTTAACAGGCCATGGCAG GTCAATGCTGCTTGCGTTGAGTCGTTAGAGGGGATCCTTTCTGGTATTAAATGGTTGCTAAATTCATGCAGCATATGA
- the LOC137973972 gene encoding F-box only protein 4-like isoform X2 translates to MNEEVLYFCVLVACHCQQRKINLQLKIFSYLDARSVCTAAIACRYWSMLSEDKILWMNLMQRDMHQWSTMGYQSCPSTYIEARSDLTLKQIYLQCCPECRSLRRSRKSSFKSIVFYNLQNLSSLFKRKSPRVVMFGPGLESDTRGLVRQLLHDRTSPFEMTGMFPGKFDGMGSGLCLKLDDVEFNLITLYASNMKDREANARLGRPRLSKLLVDVDDASNDDGIDSDESQQSDRRLRHSVRELCKTIDGFIYVVDSSADSQRVNLGDRELSAMMNKNWTQVNAPLLVLSTVSQPDTPALSCATVVELLQLRQFNRPWQVNAACVESLEGILSGIKWLLNSCSI, encoded by the exons ATGAACGAGGAAGTCTTGTATTTCTGTGTCTTGGTGGCTTGTCATTGCCAGCAAAGGAAG ATTAACTTGCAGCTTAAAATATTTTCGTACTTGGATGCACGATCAGTCTGTACAGCAGCAATAGCATGCCGTTACTGGAGCATGCTTAGTGAGGATAAGATATTATGGATGAACTTAATGCAGCGTGACATGCATCAATGGAGCACCATGGGATACCAGTCATGTCCATCAACCTACATAGAGGCTAGGTCTGATTTAACATTGAAGCAAAT ATACTTGCAATGTTGTCCAGAGTGCAGGTCTTTGCGGAGAAGTAGAAAATCAAGCTTTAAGTCCATCGTCTTCTACAACTTGCAGAACTTGTCATCATTATTTAAGAGAAAATCACCGCGGGTGGTTATGTTTGGTCCTGGGTTGGAGTCAGACACTAGAGGCCTTGTCCGTCAACTTCTTCATGATCGAACATCTCCATTTGAAATGACTGGCATGTTTCCTGGAAAATTTGACG GCATGGGTTCTGGACTTTGCTTGAAGTTGGATGACGTGGAATTTAACCTTATAACACTTTATGCCTCAAACAT GAAAGACAGAGAAGCCAATGCACGTCTTGGCCGACCAAGATTGAGCAAACTGCTTGTTGATGTTGACGATGCAAGTAATGATGATGGAATTGATAGTGACGAGTCTCAGCAAAGTGATAGGAGATTAAGACACTCAGTGAGGGAGCTTTGTAAGACCATAGATGGCTTTATATATGTGGTTGATTCTTCTGCTGATAGCCAAAGAG TGAATTTGGGTGACAGAGAACTTTCAGCCATGATGAATAAGAACTGGACACAAGTTAATGCTCCACTTCTTGTGCTTTCTACTGTATCACAACCAGACACACCAGCCTTGTCTTGTGCTACGGTTGTTGAGCTTCTGCAGCTGAGGCAATTTAACAGGCCATGGCAG GTCAATGCTGCTTGCGTTGAGTCGTTAGAGGGGATCCTTTCTGGTATTAAATGGTTGCTAAATTCATGCAGCATATGA